CCTGAGCGGCGAACTGACGCCCAGGGTTGCTTTCGAAAAAGTACTGGAGATCCTCAAGCAACGCCATGGCGTCGTGCGCGGAGCCGTGACGTTGCTCGATGCGAAGAGCCAGGAAATCCGTGTCGAAGTATCCACCGGTCTGACCGATGCCGGACGCTTCGCGCGCTACCGCCTGGGCGAAGGAATCACCGGCCGTGTGGTCGAAACCGGCAAGCCGATCGTCGTTCCGAAAGTCAGCCGTGAGCCCATGTTCCTGAACCGCGCCGCCAAGCGTGATTTTCATAAGCAGGAAATCACGTACATGTGCGTTCCCATCGTCCTCAAAGGCAAAACCGTGGGAGCGCTCGGCCTCGATCTGAAGTTCAGACAGGATCGCGACTACGACTCGGAGTTGAAGTGGGTCGGCCTGGTCGCACTGATGATGGCGCAGGCCATCAAGGCCGAACACCTCGTCGATGACGAACGAAGGCGGCTGATGGATGAGAACACGCACCTTCTCGAAGAGCTCAAGGAACGCTACGATTTCTCCAATATCATCGGCACGGCCGGACCGATGCGGCAGGTCTACGAACAGATTGCGCAGGTCGCCCGCACCAACACGACCGTGCTGATTCGCGGCGAATCCGGCACCGGCAAGGAATTGATCGCGCACGCGATCCACTACAATTCGCCACGGGCGCAGAAGCCGTTCATCAAGGTGAATTGCGCCGCGCTTCCCGATGCACTCATCGAATCGGAGCTGTTCGGATACGAAAAGGGCGCCTTCACCGGCGCTCACGGCCTGAAAAAGGGCCGCTTCGAGCTGGCCGAGGGTGGAACGCTGTTTCTCGACGAGATCGGCGACATGAATCTCACGACCCAGTCGAAGCTGCTTCGCGTCCTGCAGGAAAAGGAATTCGAACGGCTCGGCGGAACCCAGACCG
The sequence above is drawn from the Terriglobia bacterium genome and encodes:
- a CDS encoding sigma 54-interacting transcriptional regulator translates to MATHLSEKGLNGHRADAVQQLAVLVEMGQILSGELTPRVAFEKVLEILKQRHGVVRGAVTLLDAKSQEIRVEVSTGLTDAGRFARYRLGEGITGRVVETGKPIVVPKVSREPMFLNRAAKRDFHKQEITYMCVPIVLKGKTVGALGLDLKFRQDRDYDSELKWVGLVALMMAQAIKAEHLVDDERRRLMDENTHLLEELKERYDFSNIIGTAGPMRQVYEQIAQVARTNTTVLIRGESGTGKELIAHAIHYNSPRAQKPFIKVNCAALPDALIESELFGYEKGAFTGAHGLKKGRFELAEGGTLFLDEIGDMNLTTQSKLLRVLQEKEFERLGGTQTVRTNVRLLTGTNKDLETAMAEGKFREDLYYRLNVFAIFVPPLRDRKADLLLLSDHFLQKYSKEHSKDIRRISTPAIDMLTAYHWPGNVRELENVIERAILVCDGNVVHGHHLPPTLQTAQASGTITSLSLSEAISAYEKDIVLDALKTTRGNRAKAARLLGTTERIINYKVRKYEIDSERFRN